One window from the genome of Leptospira broomii serovar Hurstbridge str. 5399 encodes:
- a CDS encoding S1C family serine protease codes for MRFSLPPVLVVNAGLAVLLILILILPGEGGLSSFFRGDKPLNYGEQKAGIELQNAFRNVYRLAKDSVVSIRTKKSDLIVSPYHYFDYRNERLASFGSGFLIHEKGYIVTNFHVIEGAESIEVITSDGSVFPAKFVGSHERADISLLKIREGSGLKPVRFGNSDDIEVGDWAIAIGSPFGLERSFSVGVVSAKYREDLDETGQTHIQIDSMINPGSSGGPLLNIYGEVIGINRLIRSDTGRNTGIGFAIPMNYAKKIIQLIQENKGRIIRPATLGVMATVPLADHRKALGIPDDWTGVLVYDIEAGSSAESSGLKRYDFILEANGLPVKNINDLREQVGIVGLGGRLKLRIYREKSLQELVVRLVQK; via the coding sequence ATGCGATTCTCTCTTCCTCCAGTTCTGGTTGTGAACGCCGGGCTGGCGGTTCTTTTGATTCTTATCCTAATTCTTCCGGGCGAAGGGGGCTTGTCTTCCTTTTTCCGTGGAGATAAACCCCTCAACTATGGAGAGCAGAAAGCCGGGATCGAACTCCAAAACGCATTCCGTAACGTTTACAGACTTGCAAAAGATTCAGTAGTATCGATTCGTACAAAAAAATCGGATCTTATCGTAAGTCCTTATCATTATTTCGATTATAGAAACGAGCGGCTTGCATCTTTCGGAAGCGGTTTTCTAATTCATGAAAAAGGATATATCGTTACGAATTTTCATGTGATCGAAGGAGCAGAAAGCATAGAAGTCATTACTTCGGACGGGAGTGTCTTTCCGGCAAAGTTCGTCGGGAGTCACGAGCGAGCCGATATTTCCCTTTTAAAAATTCGCGAAGGTTCCGGGTTGAAACCTGTGCGTTTTGGAAATTCGGACGATATCGAAGTCGGTGATTGGGCTATTGCGATCGGCTCACCGTTCGGTCTAGAACGATCTTTCTCGGTTGGCGTAGTCTCTGCAAAATACAGGGAAGATTTGGATGAAACTGGGCAAACGCATATTCAGATCGATAGCATGATCAATCCCGGCTCCAGTGGCGGGCCGCTCTTAAATATTTATGGAGAGGTTATCGGTATCAATCGACTCATCCGAAGTGATACGGGACGGAATACCGGAATCGGTTTCGCGATTCCGATGAATTATGCTAAGAAAATCATTCAATTGATTCAGGAAAACAAAGGGAGAATTATTCGTCCCGCAACTCTAGGCGTTATGGCGACGGTTCCTCTCGCTGACCACCGGAAGGCCTTAGGTATTCCGGACGACTGGACCGGTGTTCTCGTTTACGATATAGAAGCTGGCTCTTCTGCAGAATCTTCGGGACTCAAACGGTATGACTTCATACTAGAGGCGAACGGACTACCCGTAAAAAATATTAATGATCTTCGGGAGCAGGTCGGAATAGTGGGATTAGGGGGGAGGCTTAAGCTCAGAATTTACAGGGAAAAAAGTCTCCAAGAACTCGTGGTCCGATTAGTGCAAAAATAA
- the murI gene encoding glutamate racemase: MENRDGIPIKIGVMDSGMGGLSVLRMLLSLPYRAHYVYYGDLGNAPYGERSTDEVLVLTRNVCSELLSQEVNAILLACNTATSAAASELRAELPIPVFGMEPAIKPALLTHPNEKIALLATSVTHREEKLRNLKLSLSAEERIVHLNCDGLATLVDLGRFEEAETFLRKILDPIKLEGIRTLVLGCTHYVFLKSLLLSVYPEAILHDGNEGTTKHLIRSLQLERFPGTSSFELFFSGREKGSDAYLLGKRLLHENE; this comes from the coding sequence ATGGAAAACCGAGACGGAATTCCAATTAAAATCGGAGTCATGGATTCCGGGATGGGCGGGCTTTCGGTCCTGCGGATGCTTCTTTCTCTTCCGTATCGCGCGCATTACGTTTATTATGGCGATCTAGGAAACGCGCCTTACGGGGAACGAAGTACCGATGAAGTGCTCGTGCTCACTAGAAACGTTTGCTCGGAATTGCTTTCTCAGGAAGTAAACGCGATACTTCTGGCCTGTAATACTGCAACTTCCGCCGCTGCGTCCGAACTGCGAGCCGAACTTCCGATACCGGTATTCGGAATGGAGCCTGCAATTAAACCGGCGCTACTTACGCATCCCAATGAAAAAATCGCATTACTCGCAACGTCCGTTACTCATCGGGAAGAGAAATTACGAAACTTGAAACTATCACTTTCGGCCGAAGAAAGAATCGTTCATTTGAATTGCGACGGTCTTGCCACTCTCGTCGATTTGGGCAGATTCGAGGAAGCGGAGACTTTTTTAAGGAAAATTCTGGACCCCATTAAGTTAGAAGGCATTCGCACGCTTGTTTTAGGGTGCACGCATTATGTTTTTTTAAAAAGCTTACTTTTATCCGTTTATCCGGAGGCGATTTTACACGACGGGAACGAAGGAACCACGAAGCATTTGATTCGCTCTTTGCAATTAGAACGATTTCCCGGAACTTCCAGCTTCGAACTTTTCTTTTCCGGAAGGGAAAAAGGGAGTGATGCTTACTTATTGGGCAAACGATTACTCCACGAAAACGAGTGA
- a CDS encoding aminopeptidase, giving the protein MKTTLAHPIARLANRRLGFSRDRLPVPILFLFWISSQGCIPYLFHIGKEQAKIVMQKRPFEEVLSDPSVSEKTKEKLKEVERIRDFGIRSLALSPKGGFKSFVSLDRNAVGWHVSACHPLRFESYTWWFPIVGSVPYKGYFSLEKAKEEETRLKEEGWETRVRITAGYSTLGWFEDPLFSPQLYDDRADLSALVLHEMAHATVYFPGDSVFNESYASFVEEIGTKSYLFSIGGRQLVEARESSEQEREQYKKLLHATAESLKNIYSKGGSDEQIRKEKSEILSSFKTELGQRNWRTINGKKLSERDWNNEDFIGLLRYHSGSVFFERKFQDVGRDFGKFHEEMRKLISLSSAERKILLDEEKN; this is encoded by the coding sequence ATGAAAACTACCTTGGCCCATCCTATAGCCAGGTTGGCAAATCGTCGACTCGGATTCTCCAGAGACCGTTTACCGGTTCCTATCCTTTTCCTATTCTGGATCTCTTCTCAAGGCTGCATTCCCTATCTCTTTCATATCGGTAAGGAGCAGGCAAAAATCGTTATGCAAAAGCGACCATTCGAGGAAGTTCTTTCGGATCCTTCCGTCTCTGAAAAAACGAAGGAGAAATTAAAGGAAGTGGAACGAATCAGAGATTTTGGAATACGGTCCTTGGCCCTGTCCCCAAAAGGCGGTTTCAAAAGTTTCGTTTCATTGGATCGTAATGCGGTCGGCTGGCATGTAAGCGCTTGTCATCCTTTAAGATTCGAATCCTATACTTGGTGGTTTCCAATCGTCGGTTCCGTTCCTTATAAAGGCTATTTTTCTCTGGAAAAAGCGAAGGAAGAAGAAACGCGACTGAAGGAAGAAGGCTGGGAGACTCGAGTGAGAATTACCGCCGGTTACTCAACTCTAGGTTGGTTTGAAGACCCATTATTTTCTCCGCAGTTATACGACGATCGGGCGGACCTTTCCGCATTAGTTTTGCATGAAATGGCTCATGCAACCGTCTATTTTCCGGGAGATAGCGTCTTTAACGAAAGTTATGCGAGCTTTGTAGAAGAGATCGGAACGAAATCTTATTTATTTTCGATCGGAGGCAGACAACTTGTAGAGGCTCGTGAATCTTCGGAACAGGAACGGGAGCAATATAAGAAGCTCTTACATGCAACCGCAGAATCTCTGAAAAATATTTATTCGAAGGGCGGCTCCGACGAGCAAATACGTAAAGAGAAAAGCGAAATTCTTTCGTCCTTTAAGACGGAACTTGGTCAGCGGAATTGGAGGACTATAAACGGTAAAAAACTCTCAGAACGTGATTGGAATAACGAGGATTTCATCGGACTGCTTCGCTATCATTCCGGCTCGGTTTTTTTTGAAAGGAAATTTCAGGACGTAGGCCGAGATTTCGGAAAATTCCATGAAGAAATGCGTAAACTAATTTCACTCTCTTCAGCGGAAAGGAAGATCCTATTAGACGAAGAAAAGAATTAG
- a CDS encoding pyridoxal phosphate-dependent aminotransferase, whose translation MRRNIVHSGADALIYEIRQIVAVAKKLEALGVQVTYENIGDPIQKGEKVAPWMKKIVADLILEDLSWAYTATQGYEKTRKFLAEKVNERGGAQITSDDLLFFNGLGDAVAKIFGFMRREARVLGPSPAYSTLSSAEAAHSGYEHMTYNLLPERGWMPDLEDIENKVRYNDSIAGILLINPDNPTGAVYGKDVMRQIVSIAEKYDVMIVCDETYAHVNYSETGTIHLSEVIGDKVCGLALRSISKEFPWPGGRCGWIEIFNKDKDPVFARYVKSLLDAKMLEVCSTTLPQMAIPQVYSHPEFIPHLKSRNEKFKKRAKLATQYFDGLKGVRVVEPKGAFYLTVAFDEGVLNEKMSLPVANLQAAEFIHPLLEKCANDRRFVYFLLASAGICVVPLSSFCTNRHGFRVTLLEENEDKFRWIYSTLRSSIEEYIRSA comes from the coding sequence ATGAGAAGAAATATCGTTCATAGCGGTGCGGATGCTCTCATCTATGAGATCCGTCAGATCGTTGCAGTCGCTAAAAAGCTGGAAGCTTTAGGCGTTCAAGTCACCTACGAAAATATCGGCGACCCTATTCAAAAAGGGGAGAAGGTCGCGCCTTGGATGAAGAAGATCGTTGCTGATCTTATTCTGGAGGATCTATCTTGGGCGTACACCGCGACGCAAGGATACGAAAAAACGCGCAAATTTCTCGCCGAAAAAGTAAATGAAAGAGGCGGCGCTCAAATCACTTCCGACGATCTTTTGTTTTTCAACGGTCTCGGCGATGCCGTCGCTAAAATATTCGGTTTTATGAGACGGGAAGCCCGGGTCCTCGGACCTAGTCCGGCATATTCCACCCTTTCTTCGGCAGAAGCGGCGCATTCCGGCTATGAGCACATGACGTACAATCTTCTTCCCGAAAGAGGTTGGATGCCGGATTTGGAGGATATAGAAAACAAAGTAAGATACAACGATTCGATCGCGGGAATTCTACTCATCAATCCGGACAATCCGACGGGCGCAGTATATGGAAAAGATGTAATGCGTCAGATCGTTTCCATAGCCGAAAAATACGACGTTATGATCGTTTGCGATGAAACTTACGCCCACGTAAATTACTCCGAGACCGGAACGATTCATCTCTCCGAAGTGATCGGTGACAAGGTATGCGGCCTGGCATTGCGTTCCATTTCCAAAGAGTTTCCTTGGCCTGGTGGACGCTGCGGTTGGATTGAGATTTTCAATAAGGATAAGGATCCTGTCTTTGCTCGCTACGTGAAATCTCTCTTAGATGCGAAGATGCTGGAAGTCTGCTCTACGACTTTGCCTCAAATGGCGATTCCTCAAGTGTATTCTCATCCCGAATTTATTCCGCATCTAAAGTCGAGAAACGAAAAATTTAAAAAAAGAGCAAAGCTCGCAACCCAATATTTTGACGGTCTCAAAGGAGTCCGAGTCGTGGAACCGAAAGGAGCATTCTATCTTACCGTCGCCTTTGATGAAGGTGTTCTAAATGAGAAGATGTCATTGCCGGTTGCAAACCTTCAGGCCGCAGAATTCATTCACCCTCTATTAGAGAAATGCGCGAACGATCGTAGGTTCGTATACTTTCTACTTGCTTCGGCAGGAATTTGCGTAGTTCCTTTATCTTCCTTCTGCACCAATCGTCATGGATTCAGAGTGACTCTCTTGGAAGAAAACGAAGACAAGTTTCGTTGGATTTACTCCACACTTCGAAGTAGCATAGAGGAATACATTCGCTCGGCGTAA
- the lsa19 gene encoding adhesin Lsa19: MNRLAKILSITLTLFAVIYGCKPKSEGTSQGIVTFLTGKVTVGKSGKDLKLDDAVSEHDTIVTAKDGLVDLTTPLGTIRLLGNTEASVAALKADQAYLKVNEGNILVKVVKLSKNQSISVDTPAVVAAVRGTQFWGQVNRSAETGTFAVREGSVLITRKTDEARVLVKAGEAVDLKPGLSPLATRTAAEAELSAMQQIDQMK, translated from the coding sequence ATGAACCGGCTCGCAAAAATTCTAAGTATAACGCTTACTCTTTTCGCCGTAATTTACGGCTGTAAACCGAAATCGGAAGGAACATCCCAGGGAATCGTCACGTTTCTAACGGGAAAGGTAACGGTCGGGAAATCGGGTAAAGATCTGAAATTGGATGATGCCGTCTCCGAACACGACACGATAGTGACTGCAAAAGACGGACTTGTGGATTTGACTACCCCGCTGGGTACGATTCGCCTGTTGGGCAATACGGAAGCCTCCGTTGCGGCTTTAAAAGCCGACCAGGCATATCTAAAGGTTAACGAAGGCAATATCCTCGTAAAAGTAGTTAAACTTTCCAAAAACCAATCCATTTCGGTGGATACTCCTGCCGTAGTTGCTGCCGTTCGAGGAACCCAGTTTTGGGGGCAGGTGAATCGATCCGCCGAAACCGGAACGTTTGCCGTTCGCGAGGGTAGCGTTTTGATTACTCGAAAAACCGACGAGGCTCGAGTTTTAGTAAAGGCGGGAGAGGCAGTCGACCTAAAACCGGGATTATCGCCTTTGGCGACAAGGACTGCTGCAGAGGCCGAACTTTCAGCCATGCAACAAATCGATCAAATGAAATAA